Proteins encoded together in one Marispirochaeta sp. window:
- a CDS encoding adenosine-specific kinase, giving the protein MSAKIDVHQLEWEEGCNIIVGQSHFIKTVEDISEIMAGSVPGIEFGLAFCEASGPCLIRSEGNNAELAAQAVECARTTGAGHSFFLIIKNAFPINVLNQIKQCPEVARIFAATANPLQVLTAETEQGRGIIGIIDGYSPKGLEGDGDKKERRELLRKFGYKY; this is encoded by the coding sequence ATGAGTGCGAAGATCGATGTTCATCAGCTTGAATGGGAAGAAGGCTGCAATATTATCGTTGGCCAGTCCCATTTTATCAAAACCGTGGAGGACATCAGCGAGATCATGGCAGGATCCGTTCCGGGGATTGAGTTCGGCCTGGCCTTTTGTGAGGCTTCAGGCCCCTGCCTGATTCGCAGCGAAGGAAACAACGCGGAGCTTGCTGCCCAGGCGGTGGAGTGCGCCAGGACGACCGGTGCGGGACACAGTTTTTTTCTGATTATAAAAAATGCCTTTCCCATTAATGTATTGAACCAGATCAAACAGTGTCCGGAGGTAGCCCGTATCTTTGCGGCCACGGCCAATCCGCTGCAGGTTCTTACTGCAGAGACTGAGCAGGGGCGGGGAATTATCGGAATAATAGACGGTTATTCTCCCAAAGGCCTGGAAGGGGACGGGGATAAGAAGGAACGCCGGGAATTGCTGCGAAAATTCGGGTATAAATACTGA
- a CDS encoding glycine betaine ABC transporter substrate-binding protein — protein MQRFFTVLMILMLAMTFSFANGEGEAAGAQKTADLVYVNWEEGVAYTHLAQAVLEDKMGYKVSITAADVAPGYAAVAQGDKDAFMESWLPVLHKSYIEKYSDNIVDLGYVFEGTESGLVIPQYMADAGIKTISDLLKPEAQKKLDKTITGIDAGAGVMITTEEEVMPAYGLVDAGYELLPSSGPAMMAALKDSIANKEWIVVTGWKPHSMFGYWDLTFLEQDKKQVWGVGNIHIFGRKNIEEDKPELAQFLKNMSISNSDLGSLMVHINESNLDTLEAAREWMNENEDVVADWIP, from the coding sequence ATGCAACGTTTTTTTACTGTACTCATGATCCTTATGCTTGCAATGACCTTTTCTTTCGCAAACGGCGAAGGTGAAGCTGCAGGCGCACAGAAGACCGCCGATCTGGTCTACGTAAACTGGGAAGAGGGCGTAGCCTACACCCACCTGGCCCAGGCGGTTCTTGAAGACAAGATGGGATACAAAGTAAGCATCACTGCCGCCGATGTGGCACCCGGATATGCAGCTGTTGCCCAGGGCGACAAAGACGCCTTTATGGAGTCTTGGCTGCCGGTTCTGCACAAATCCTATATCGAGAAGTATTCCGACAATATTGTGGATCTCGGATACGTATTCGAAGGAACTGAGAGCGGACTTGTAATCCCTCAGTATATGGCAGACGCCGGAATCAAAACCATTTCTGACCTACTCAAACCTGAAGCTCAGAAAAAGCTGGACAAAACCATTACCGGTATCGACGCCGGCGCCGGTGTCATGATCACAACCGAGGAAGAGGTAATGCCCGCTTACGGCCTTGTTGATGCCGGTTATGAACTGCTGCCTTCCTCTGGTCCTGCCATGATGGCCGCCCTTAAGGACTCAATCGCCAACAAGGAATGGATTGTTGTTACAGGATGGAAGCCCCACTCCATGTTCGGATACTGGGACCTGACCTTCCTGGAACAGGACAAGAAACAGGTTTGGGGTGTAGGAAATATCCACATCTTCGGACGCAAGAATATTGAGGAAGATAAGCCTGAGCTGGCTCAGTTCCTTAAGAACATGTCCATAAGCAACAGCGACCTCGGTTCCCTCATGGTTCATATCAATGAATCCAATCTGGACACCCTCGAGGCTGCCCGGGAATGGATGAACGAGAACGAGGACGTGGTTGCTGACTGGATTCCGTAA
- a CDS encoding FGGY family carbohydrate kinase: MFLGIDLGTGSMKLMLLEPDGSEHIASRVYSVISPEPGWAEIDPLIWLDALESGLKELPFTDKIRAIGLSGQMHGIIPCRGEKGRAPEPLMAAITWADRRAGRYCSHYNYLRGDEKTRLGNPVSAGMAGLSLLWIRDERPEIYHKTETVLLPKDFVRASLTGDRCSDFSDASGTLLYDFTERSWYHNLIDHLGIRGDILPELKSGLDIAGFVTEEASRRFGLPSGIPVVTGAGDTPAAMYGTGLTDPATAQISVGTAAQVSRSVPGAELPSSANLNIFEGVSSEYRYQIAAMLNGGLALEWVRRQLGFDWEELYTKLEKDGLERPRDLIFIPHLSGERTPYMNPDARGAWIGLSISHEKEDLALSALLGVASSVRLGAETLEESGSGSIGTFRFIGGSARYPFWRKLLAGMLGRPLQVSEHRDSSVRGAAMMAARAAGNFIPDHVEYTEEAVGNFPWMNDYYSRQKEFYRIISTVPGLD; encoded by the coding sequence ATGTTTCTGGGGATTGATCTTGGAACCGGCTCGATGAAGCTTATGCTTCTTGAGCCGGATGGGAGCGAACATATTGCAAGCCGGGTTTATTCGGTGATATCTCCGGAACCCGGATGGGCGGAGATAGATCCCCTGATTTGGCTGGACGCGCTTGAAAGCGGACTGAAGGAACTTCCCTTTACGGATAAGATAAGAGCGATCGGGCTGTCCGGCCAGATGCACGGCATTATTCCCTGCCGCGGCGAAAAAGGCCGTGCGCCGGAACCGCTTATGGCGGCCATCACCTGGGCGGACCGGCGGGCCGGCCGCTATTGTTCACACTATAATTACCTGAGGGGAGATGAGAAGACCAGGCTCGGAAACCCGGTGTCCGCCGGGATGGCGGGGCTGAGCCTGCTCTGGATCAGGGACGAACGGCCGGAGATCTATCATAAAACCGAAACAGTACTCCTGCCGAAAGATTTTGTAAGGGCCAGCCTGACCGGAGACCGCTGCAGCGATTTCTCCGATGCAAGCGGGACCCTCCTCTACGATTTTACCGAACGGAGCTGGTATCATAATCTGATCGATCATCTCGGCATTCGGGGAGATATCCTGCCGGAACTCAAATCCGGTCTGGATATAGCCGGATTTGTCACTGAAGAGGCTTCCCGGCGTTTCGGGCTGCCTTCGGGCATCCCTGTTGTTACCGGGGCCGGGGATACGCCCGCTGCTATGTACGGGACGGGACTGACCGATCCGGCTACTGCCCAGATTTCGGTCGGGACCGCGGCCCAGGTGAGCCGTTCGGTACCGGGAGCCGAACTTCCCTCTTCTGCGAATCTTAATATCTTTGAGGGTGTTTCTTCCGAATATCGATACCAGATAGCTGCCATGCTCAACGGTGGTCTTGCCTTGGAATGGGTGCGGCGGCAGCTTGGATTTGACTGGGAAGAGCTCTATACGAAACTCGAAAAAGATGGTCTTGAACGCCCGAGGGATCTCATCTTTATTCCCCATCTTTCCGGTGAGCGGACTCCCTACATGAATCCCGATGCGCGGGGGGCATGGATAGGACTTTCCATCAGTCACGAGAAAGAGGATCTGGCTCTTTCGGCTCTTCTGGGGGTTGCCTCTTCCGTTAGACTCGGCGCGGAAACTCTTGAAGAAAGCGGCTCCGGCTCTATAGGGACGTTCCGCTTTATAGGAGGCAGCGCACGGTACCCTTTCTGGCGGAAGCTGCTTGCCGGGATGCTCGGCCGGCCGCTTCAGGTATCCGAGCACCGGGACAGTAGCGTCCGCGGCGCGGCTATGATGGCGGCTCGGGCGGCAGGTAATTTTATCCCGGACCACGTGGAATACACTGAAGAGGCTGTCGGAAACTTCCCCTGGATGAATGATTATTACAGCAGGCAGAAAGAGTTTTATCGGATTATTTCAACAGTTCCAGGTCTGGACTAA
- a CDS encoding ribose ABC transporter permease, with translation MGITELTKKLRQQNSAIWESIGILPILLIIVILFSVLNGNFLRPNNLMNILRQASINIVLAAGMTLVILTARIDLSVGSILATTAVISLMVSLNPALQPYTIVIPLLAGLLMGVLNGVLIAYVKLPFFIVVLGSMTALRGAAYLLADGTTLINNDLNFAWIGNSYLGPFPWLAIIALAVIAIMWFILRKTVLGVHIYAVGGNPTAARLTGINVSFVIVFVYAMSGLLSGLGGVMTASRLYSASGLLGNGYELDAIASVILGGTSILGGSGSVVGTLVGALIIAVLNNGLTLMNVSFFWQLVVRGVVIIVAVLIERFRHRKAL, from the coding sequence ATGGGTATAACAGAGCTGACAAAAAAACTCAGACAGCAGAATTCGGCAATATGGGAAAGTATCGGGATCCTTCCCATTCTGCTTATAATCGTAATCCTGTTTTCGGTCCTGAACGGGAATTTCCTGCGGCCGAATAATCTCATGAATATTCTGCGGCAGGCATCGATAAATATAGTCCTGGCCGCTGGAATGACGCTGGTAATTCTGACAGCGCGGATTGATCTGTCGGTAGGTTCAATTCTTGCAACCACCGCGGTAATCAGTCTGATGGTGTCTTTAAATCCCGCGCTTCAGCCGTACACCATTGTAATTCCCCTGCTTGCGGGATTATTGATGGGTGTCCTGAATGGAGTTCTTATTGCCTATGTAAAACTGCCGTTTTTCATCGTTGTGCTTGGAAGCATGACGGCTCTGAGAGGTGCTGCCTACCTGCTTGCCGATGGAACCACCCTGATCAATAACGACCTGAACTTCGCATGGATCGGAAATTCCTACTTAGGCCCCTTTCCCTGGCTGGCAATTATCGCTCTGGCTGTAATCGCCATTATGTGGTTTATCCTCCGGAAAACTGTTCTGGGCGTGCACATCTATGCGGTCGGAGGCAACCCTACCGCGGCGAGGCTGACGGGAATAAATGTAAGTTTCGTAATTGTATTTGTGTATGCCATGAGCGGACTGCTTTCCGGTCTGGGCGGCGTTATGACCGCGAGCCGGCTGTACAGCGCCTCGGGGCTGCTTGGAAACGGCTACGAACTTGACGCCATTGCATCGGTAATTCTCGGCGGTACAAGTATTCTCGGGGGCAGCGGAAGCGTTGTGGGGACACTGGTCGGAGCACTGATAATCGCGGTACTGAACAACGGGCTTACCCTGATGAACGTTTCGTTTTTCTGGCAGCTGGTTGTCCGTGGTGTGGTTATTATCGTGGCGGTACTTATCGAACGGTTCAGACACAGAAAAGCACTCTAA
- a CDS encoding proline/glycine betaine ABC transporter permease: MNLREIFNVGGAFEAVINWLTENMDGVFDVIALVIRTVLNGLNTLLTFPHPLVMVAIFGALAWWLAKRWIGVFTIFGFLLIYIMGLWGATMDTLGLVITAVIISMGIGIPLGIWASKNDMVERITRPILDFMQTLPAFVYLIPAVLFFRLGPVPGIVATLIFSLPPAVRLTNLGIRQVPQEIKEACRSFGSTSSQMLFKAELPVALPTIMAGVNQTIMLALSMVVISGMIGAGGLGNEVLKGITQLKIDLGFESGIAIVILAIFLDRVTQALGEATQKKQGPK, translated from the coding sequence ATGAACCTGAGAGAAATTTTTAATGTCGGCGGTGCGTTCGAAGCCGTCATAAACTGGCTTACAGAGAACATGGATGGTGTTTTCGATGTCATAGCCCTGGTTATACGAACGGTACTCAACGGACTGAATACCCTGCTTACATTTCCTCATCCCCTTGTCATGGTCGCGATCTTCGGGGCCCTCGCATGGTGGTTAGCTAAACGCTGGATCGGTGTTTTCACAATATTCGGCTTTCTACTGATTTATATCATGGGACTCTGGGGAGCCACTATGGATACCCTGGGGCTGGTTATTACCGCGGTGATAATCTCCATGGGCATCGGCATTCCCCTTGGGATATGGGCAAGCAAAAACGATATGGTAGAGCGCATAACCAGGCCGATCCTGGACTTCATGCAGACCCTGCCTGCTTTTGTCTACCTCATTCCAGCGGTACTCTTCTTCCGTCTCGGACCGGTCCCCGGAATTGTCGCCACCCTGATCTTCTCGCTGCCTCCGGCGGTTCGACTGACCAATCTCGGGATCCGCCAGGTTCCTCAGGAGATCAAGGAGGCCTGCCGCTCATTTGGATCTACATCGTCACAGATGCTTTTTAAAGCTGAACTTCCCGTAGCCCTGCCGACCATTATGGCCGGGGTCAACCAGACTATCATGTTGGCCCTTTCCATGGTTGTTATCTCCGGGATGATCGGTGCCGGCGGACTCGGTAACGAGGTATTAAAAGGCATTACCCAGCTGAAGATCGATCTGGGATTCGAAAGCGGAATCGCCATCGTTATTCTGGCGATCTTTCTCGACCGGGTAACCCAGGCCCTGGGTGAAGCCACTCAAAAAAAGCAGGGCCCGAAATAA
- the pheT gene encoding phenylalanine--tRNA ligase subunit beta, translating to MKISMDWIHDYVELPAMSSHKLAERFTLSACEVEDVLESGRVLEETCVATITGIEAHPDADKLQLVSFDAGPAGKGRVVCGAPNCAIGMRVPYAPIGTTLPIGFTLEPKKIRGILSEGMLCAEDELGLSDSHEGLMELESGARIGMTMAEYLDSKPTVVLDIDNKSITHRPDLWGHYGMAREFAAAFKVPLKHPFDTAWQQKMRSRFGKGTSPVSVKVDPDSCCRAYYGYTVNGINVAESPQWMQKRLLDCGLRPINSIVDISNYVMLEMGQPNHIFDRQSIEKGTIIVRRVRNREEFVTLDEQTRHLEAEDTVIADGVKPLVIAGIMGGLNSGVTEKTTEVFVEVANFIDAGVRKSSTRIGLRTDSSLRYEKSLDPMMLEPTALRILELLLELNPGAEIEGNLEYDGINLTEWQAPLIDLKHSKVETLLGCSLERSRVREILESLDFGVRETAEGYAVTVPSFRATKDVECDADLIEEIGRMYGYNSIPAQPPEWKIEAVRLPNPKRLERSIQDFMVLHGNAHEVITYPLIGKALLDKVGWPEKNTELQLANALSKDMGRMRPSLVPGFLEAAADNSRHFNRFAMFEIGRGYSASKEDFSCERNFFAAAFYDRQASRFMDAANTADRLLNFLRLSYRLVDPAVQKGKTANLSNPAIPRDWPGIHPFETLDIQIKGKPAGMITTIHPLTMRAFKAKGYCTLIVLDLSLFEEDSRPDRTVYKPLPRFPHSIFDFTVIAAKENRAAAILKAVESAKLKELAGCRVADVFDLGDGRRAVTVRATFFDPEKTLSGEFLEQAQKKLIDAAEKAGYPLKME from the coding sequence GTGAAGATTTCCATGGACTGGATTCATGATTATGTTGAACTGCCTGCAATGAGCTCCCATAAACTGGCAGAACGCTTTACTTTGAGTGCCTGCGAGGTTGAAGATGTTCTGGAAAGCGGCAGGGTGCTGGAAGAGACCTGTGTGGCGACGATCACAGGTATCGAAGCCCATCCTGACGCGGACAAGCTGCAGCTGGTCTCCTTTGACGCGGGCCCGGCAGGCAAAGGCCGGGTAGTCTGCGGAGCGCCGAACTGCGCTATCGGGATGAGGGTCCCTTACGCACCCATCGGAACGACTTTACCCATCGGTTTTACCCTGGAGCCGAAAAAGATCCGGGGGATCCTCTCTGAAGGCATGCTCTGTGCTGAAGACGAGCTGGGACTGTCGGACAGCCATGAAGGGCTGATGGAGCTTGAAAGCGGCGCCAGGATCGGTATGACCATGGCGGAATACCTGGACTCAAAACCGACGGTGGTGCTGGACATCGACAACAAATCGATTACCCACAGGCCTGATCTATGGGGTCACTACGGTATGGCCCGGGAATTCGCCGCAGCCTTCAAGGTCCCCTTGAAACATCCTTTCGACACTGCGTGGCAGCAGAAGATGCGTTCCCGTTTCGGTAAGGGGACGTCTCCGGTGAGCGTGAAAGTGGACCCCGACTCCTGCTGCCGGGCCTATTACGGCTATACGGTAAACGGGATCAACGTCGCAGAAAGTCCCCAATGGATGCAGAAGCGGCTCCTTGACTGCGGTCTGCGTCCCATCAACAGTATCGTTGATATCTCGAACTACGTAATGCTGGAGATGGGACAGCCGAATCATATATTCGACCGGCAGAGCATAGAGAAAGGGACTATCATCGTACGGCGTGTACGGAACCGGGAAGAGTTTGTTACCCTGGACGAGCAGACCCGGCACCTGGAAGCCGAAGATACAGTCATTGCCGATGGGGTAAAGCCTCTTGTGATTGCGGGAATCATGGGGGGCTTAAACAGCGGGGTTACCGAAAAAACCACCGAAGTTTTTGTCGAGGTGGCCAACTTTATCGATGCGGGAGTGCGAAAGAGTTCTACGCGCATCGGCCTCAGGACCGACTCCTCTCTGCGCTATGAGAAAAGCCTTGATCCGATGATGCTGGAACCGACGGCTCTGCGCATTCTCGAGCTTCTGCTGGAACTGAATCCCGGCGCAGAGATTGAGGGGAACCTCGAATATGATGGAATCAACCTCACTGAGTGGCAGGCCCCGCTGATCGATCTCAAGCACAGCAAGGTTGAGACCCTCCTGGGCTGCTCACTGGAACGGTCCCGGGTGCGGGAGATCCTGGAATCCCTGGACTTCGGTGTCAGGGAAACAGCCGAGGGATACGCTGTTACGGTTCCAAGCTTTCGGGCGACCAAGGATGTGGAGTGCGACGCAGACCTGATCGAGGAGATCGGCCGTATGTACGGCTACAACTCCATTCCCGCCCAGCCGCCGGAGTGGAAGATTGAAGCGGTGCGACTGCCGAACCCTAAGCGCCTTGAACGGTCTATTCAGGACTTTATGGTGCTCCACGGGAACGCCCACGAGGTAATAACCTATCCCCTGATCGGTAAAGCTCTGCTTGATAAGGTGGGCTGGCCGGAGAAAAATACCGAACTGCAGCTGGCGAATGCCTTGAGCAAGGATATGGGCCGTATGCGCCCCAGTCTGGTTCCGGGCTTTCTGGAAGCCGCTGCGGACAACAGCAGGCATTTTAACCGTTTTGCCATGTTCGAAATCGGCCGGGGCTACTCTGCGTCCAAAGAGGATTTTTCCTGTGAACGGAACTTCTTTGCCGCGGCGTTTTACGACCGTCAGGCCTCTCGTTTCATGGATGCCGCCAATACCGCCGATCGCCTGCTTAACTTCCTGCGGCTCTCTTATCGGCTGGTGGATCCGGCGGTGCAAAAAGGAAAGACGGCAAACCTTTCCAATCCGGCGATTCCCCGGGACTGGCCGGGAATTCATCCCTTTGAGACCCTGGATATCCAGATTAAGGGAAAACCCGCGGGTATGATTACCACGATCCATCCTTTGACAATGCGGGCATTCAAGGCCAAGGGATACTGTACCCTTATTGTCCTGGATCTGTCCCTTTTTGAAGAGGATTCAAGACCCGACCGGACTGTGTATAAACCACTGCCGCGTTTTCCTCATTCTATATTTGACTTTACCGTCATCGCCGCTAAGGAAAACCGGGCTGCAGCTATTCTGAAAGCCGTGGAGAGTGCGAAGCTGAAAGAACTTGCCGGGTGCAGGGTGGCGGATGTCTTTGATCTAGGTGATGGTCGCAGGGCCGTCACGGTTCGGGCGACCTTTTTTGATCCTGAAAAGACCTTGAGCGGGGAATTCCTTGAGCAGGCCCAGAAGAAGCTGATTGATGCAGCGGAAAAGGCCGGTTATCCCCTTAAAATGGAGTAG
- the pheS gene encoding phenylalanine--tRNA ligase subunit alpha, whose protein sequence is MEERLESLYAEFSREIGAASTGAEVATIKAEYLGKKGRLNEILKSLKDATPEERKTVGSRSNELKQKILVEIDEAAVRIEREEIDRRLAAERQDISLLDSLRDQGLGSAGYHPLTAIGREVEDIFISMGFDILDGPHIESDYYNFEALNLPANHPARDMQDTFWFSDMHHLLRTHTSPIQVRGMEKHRPPFKFVGPGEVFRNEAIDASHEAAFRQIEGMMVGEGVSVAHLVHFLKTLLSEIFHKELEVRLRPGYFPFVEPGFELDYKCLLCGGKGCSVCKQVGWVEALGCGMVHPRVLRYGNIDPDVYSGFAFGMGWDRLVMMRYGIDNIRHLRSGDLRFVSQFKAY, encoded by the coding sequence ATGGAGGAACGCTTAGAAAGCCTGTACGCCGAGTTTTCCCGTGAAATCGGCGCTGCGTCCACCGGTGCCGAGGTGGCGACCATCAAGGCGGAGTACCTGGGCAAGAAGGGCAGACTGAACGAAATTCTTAAAAGCCTCAAGGATGCGACCCCGGAGGAACGCAAAACCGTTGGATCCCGCTCCAACGAATTGAAACAGAAGATCCTCGTCGAAATAGATGAGGCCGCCGTCCGGATCGAGCGGGAGGAGATCGACCGCAGGCTGGCCGCGGAACGGCAGGACATCAGTCTGCTTGATTCTCTCCGTGATCAGGGCCTGGGCAGTGCCGGCTATCATCCCCTGACCGCCATCGGCCGGGAGGTTGAGGATATCTTTATCTCCATGGGATTCGATATTCTTGACGGCCCCCACATCGAAAGTGACTACTATAACTTCGAGGCCCTCAATCTTCCCGCCAACCATCCCGCCCGGGACATGCAGGACACCTTCTGGTTTTCCGATATGCACCACCTGCTGAGGACCCATACCTCCCCGATCCAGGTGCGGGGTATGGAGAAGCACCGGCCTCCCTTCAAGTTTGTCGGTCCCGGGGAGGTCTTTCGCAACGAGGCCATTGACGCCTCCCACGAAGCAGCCTTCCGGCAGATAGAAGGCATGATGGTGGGAGAAGGTGTTTCCGTTGCTCATCTTGTCCATTTTCTGAAGACCCTGCTTTCGGAGATCTTTCATAAAGAGCTCGAGGTACGGCTGCGGCCGGGGTACTTCCCTTTTGTGGAACCCGGCTTTGAGCTGGACTACAAATGTCTGCTCTGCGGCGGAAAGGGCTGTTCGGTCTGCAAGCAGGTAGGCTGGGTTGAAGCCCTGGGCTGCGGTATGGTTCATCCCCGGGTGCTGAGGTACGGCAATATCGATCCCGATGTCTACTCGGGCTTCGCTTTTGGTATGGGTTGGGACCGTCTGGTAATGATGCGCTACGGCATCGACAATATTCGGCATCTGCGTTCTGGGGACCTGCGCTTCGTCTCTCAGTTCAAGGCCTACTAG
- a CDS encoding metalloregulator ArsR/SmtB family transcription factor produces the protein MNRHYDEFSRFFKALGDPSRLQLVHILLQAEGSLSVSALGEQVSIGQSTVSQHLRILKDAGVIRAERRGASIYYRIDRPRLREMGHRFHSLFGSLLYEGEATPF, from the coding sequence ATGAACCGGCATTACGACGAGTTTTCCCGTTTTTTCAAGGCTCTGGGTGACCCCAGCCGCCTTCAACTGGTCCATATATTGCTGCAGGCCGAAGGCAGCCTCAGCGTCAGCGCACTGGGTGAGCAGGTAAGTATCGGTCAGTCAACGGTCAGCCAGCATCTGCGGATACTGAAGGATGCCGGAGTTATTCGGGCGGAGCGGCGCGGAGCATCCATCTACTACCGGATAGACCGCCCCCGCCTGCGGGAGATGGGACACCGTTTTCATTCCCTCTTTGGTTCCCTCCTCTACGAAGGAGAAGCTACTCCATTTTAA
- a CDS encoding Na/Pi cotransporter family protein gives MSVIFQILNLLGGLGIFLIGMKSMSDGIHKRSGDKLKSLLGTLTTNRIMGVFTGLAATCIVQSSSATTVILVSLVNAGLVNLQQSIGVIMGANIGTTLTAWMVSIFGFKVKITSFALPAIAIAIPLYFSRSEKRRDLAEALIGFGLLFLGLHLMKESVPDIGSNPEILAFLTRFTSLGYLSILLFVLVGGVLTVILQSSSAAMALTLTMAYKGWIDFPIAAAIVLGENIGTTVTAFLASLPMKAEAKRSARAHMVFNLVGVVWMLAVFFPFLAFIEALVPGLSSDSSMIPLHLSAFHTSFNIANTFLLIWFVPMIAKLVIKMVKDDEALPEYGKYRFIAIPSNIPDAVESNLISVHAEAARMAQETWSMMAQIQLATKDFSRIDEIEKKVGALEEYLDAMQEELTDFLTDCMRDSLSNYQARNIQALQRVVYELESISDSAYSIAMLIKKLNEGDLPLHKKGPEELAQYTGRVLDFLKFNADNLGKSIRDYDLEAALRFEDAIDEMRDQLNKISRRKMAKKKRSELKGELIFRDIVRHLEHIGDYSLNISQALRLAD, from the coding sequence ATGTCTGTAATTTTCCAGATCCTTAACCTTTTGGGAGGGCTTGGCATATTCCTGATCGGTATGAAGTCCATGAGCGATGGAATTCACAAACGCTCCGGAGATAAGCTCAAGTCGCTCCTGGGAACCCTTACAACGAACAGAATAATGGGGGTATTTACCGGACTTGCAGCAACCTGCATTGTGCAGTCCTCCTCAGCTACAACGGTTATTCTGGTAAGCCTTGTAAACGCCGGTCTTGTGAATTTGCAGCAGTCCATCGGGGTAATCATGGGGGCCAATATCGGCACCACCCTGACGGCCTGGATGGTTTCCATATTCGGTTTTAAGGTAAAGATAACCAGTTTCGCTCTCCCGGCAATTGCCATCGCCATTCCCCTCTATTTCAGTCGTTCCGAGAAGCGACGGGACCTGGCAGAGGCTCTTATCGGATTCGGTCTGCTTTTTCTCGGTCTCCATCTAATGAAGGAATCGGTTCCTGATATCGGCAGTAATCCTGAAATTCTTGCGTTCCTGACCCGTTTTACCTCCCTTGGGTATCTTTCAATACTCCTGTTTGTGCTGGTGGGAGGCGTGTTGACGGTAATACTTCAGTCCTCTTCCGCGGCTATGGCTCTGACCTTAACCATGGCATACAAGGGATGGATCGATTTTCCCATTGCGGCAGCCATAGTTCTGGGGGAGAATATCGGTACAACCGTTACGGCATTTTTAGCCTCACTTCCCATGAAGGCCGAAGCAAAGCGTTCTGCCAGGGCCCATATGGTATTCAACCTTGTCGGTGTTGTCTGGATGCTGGCTGTCTTTTTCCCCTTTCTTGCCTTTATTGAGGCCCTTGTCCCCGGGCTTTCCTCTGACAGCTCAATGATTCCCCTGCATTTATCCGCCTTCCATACTTCGTTTAATATCGCCAATACATTTTTACTGATCTGGTTTGTCCCCATGATCGCGAAATTGGTTATAAAAATGGTAAAAGATGATGAGGCCCTGCCTGAATACGGAAAATACCGCTTTATAGCGATTCCTTCAAACATTCCCGATGCGGTTGAATCCAACCTGATCAGTGTCCATGCCGAAGCGGCCCGGATGGCGCAGGAGACCTGGTCCATGATGGCACAGATTCAGCTTGCCACGAAGGATTTCTCCCGGATTGACGAGATCGAGAAAAAGGTCGGTGCTTTGGAAGAGTATCTTGATGCCATGCAGGAAGAACTGACGGATTTTCTTACCGATTGTATGCGGGATTCCTTAAGTAATTATCAGGCACGGAATATCCAGGCCCTGCAGAGGGTGGTCTACGAGCTGGAGAGCATCTCCGATTCCGCCTACAGCATCGCCATGCTGATAAAAAAGCTGAACGAGGGAGACCTTCCGCTCCATAAGAAGGGGCCCGAGGAGCTTGCCCAGTATACCGGCAGAGTTCTTGATTTTTTGAAGTTCAATGCTGACAATCTTGGTAAATCGATCCGTGATTACGATCTGGAGGCGGCCCTTCGTTTCGAAGACGCCATAGACGAAATGCGGGACCAGCTGAACAAGATTTCACGACGCAAGATGGCAAAAAAGAAACGGTCGGAACTGAAGGGCGAACTCATTTTCAGGGATATCGTGCGTCATCTTGAACATATCGGCGACTACAGTCTGAATATCAGCCAGGCCCTGCGTCTGGCTGATTGA